In one window of Eleutherodactylus coqui strain aEleCoq1 chromosome 10, aEleCoq1.hap1, whole genome shotgun sequence DNA:
- the AGTR2 gene encoding type-2 angiotensin II receptor, with translation MFYKNYSLLIIMSEELQSTVNVTSNQSLPSSCTNNTIPGYQLDLLPAFYSFIFIFGFIGNSLVISVLCLRGDMKTVASIYILNLAVADLLFLMSLPFWATYYAFGLNWMFGAVMCKLSSSLLTLNLFASIFFISCMSVDRYLAIVYPLRSQRRTLTQALLVAFIIWAIAIMSTLPTFYFRNTYYIKNLDVHACIMDFPREEYSSWCVAMALLKITLGFCFPITVILTCYSMIGLHLKKTKGSTLNKKSRGRVLKIVTSIVVCFLICWLPFHVLTFLDVLTRTKIIDDCRTETIVEAAMPLSICLGFSNSCINPLLYCFVGNQFRENFKHVFSSIRLLQSTISHHNSSKRGSDSKEPEPKRTYENPIV, from the coding sequence ATGTTTTACAAAAACTATTCCCTGCTCATCATCATGAGCGAGGAGCTACAGAGTACGGTTAATGTAACGAGTAACCAGTCTCTGCCATCGTCCTGCACTAATAACACTATCCCGGGTTATCAGCTTGACCTGCTCCCGGCATTCTACTCCTTCATTTTTATCTTCGGCTTCATTGGAAACAGTTTGGTTATTTCTGTCCTTTGTCTCCGAGGAGACATGAAAACCGTGGCAAGTATCTACATCTTGAACCTGGCTGTCGCTGACCTATTATTCCTGATGTCACTTCCTTTTTGGGCCACATATTATGCCTTTGGTTTAAACTGGATGTTTGGGGCAGTCATGTGCAAACTGTCAAGCTCTCTTTTAACCTTGAATTTATTTGCCAGCATCTTCTTCATCAGTTGTATGAGTGTTGACCGATATTTGGCCATAGTCTACCCTCTCCGGTCACAAAGGAGGACATTAACTCAAGCACTTCTTGTGGCCTTTATCATTTGGGCCATAGCCATCATGTCAACACTTCCTACCTTTTACTTCCGGAATACTTACTACATTAAGAACCTTGATGTCCATGCCTGTATAATGGACTTTCCCAGGGAGGAGTATTCGAGCTGGTGTGTGGCCATGGCCCTACTGAAGATCACTCTAGGCTTCTGTTTTCCAATAACAGTTATCCTGACCTGCTACTCCATGATTGGATTACATCTAAAAAAGACCAAAGGATCCACACTGAACAAGAAGAGCAGAGGTCGAGTTCTGAAGATTGTCACCTCCATTGTCGTATGCTTTTTAATATGTTGGCTGCCGTTCCATGTACTGACCTTCTTGGATGTCCTTACAAGAACGAAAATTATAGATGACTGCAGAACTGAGACAATTGTCGAGGCTGCTATGCCTTTGAGCATTTGCCTGGGATTTTCCAACagttgcattaaccctttattaTATTGTTTTGTTGGGAATCAGTTCAGAGAGAATTTCAAGCATGTGTTTAGTAGTATAAGACTACTACAGAGCACAATCAGCCATCATAACTCCTCCAAAAGGGGGAGTGACTCTAAAGAACCAGAGCCAAAAAGAACTTATGAGAACCCAATAGTATAA